One segment of Setaria viridis chromosome 4, Setaria_viridis_v4.0, whole genome shotgun sequence DNA contains the following:
- the LOC117852457 gene encoding ethylene-responsive transcription factor ERF017 has product MSSLPPPPEQPHAGSSSGEETKYKGVRRRKWGRWASEIRLPNSRERIWLGSYDTPEKAARAFDGAAVCLRGPGGADGLNFPGSPPAVAGLTTDPEEVRAAAMSHANKVPTSFTGAPSSEVTERAEPTPAGTAAVPAPAPLQVSTETFDSWSELMANPLPLFSPTVVGSHAHLPAESLTPATDVDMDETESDSCPGLWSFDSGDAP; this is encoded by the coding sequence ATGtcgtccttgccgccgccgccggagcagccaCACGCGGGGTCGTCGTCGGGGGAGGAGACGAAGTACaagggcgtgcggcggcgcaagTGGGGCAGGTGGGCGTCGGAGATCCGCCTGCCCAACAGCCGCGAGCGGATATGGCTCGGATCCTACGACACGCCGGAGAAGGCGGCGCGGGCGTTCGACGGGGCGGCCGTGTGCCTCCGCGGCCCGGGCGGCGCCGACGGGCTCAACTTCCCGGGCTCGCCGCCCGCTGTCGCTGGTCTCACCACCGACCCGGAGGAGGTGCGCGCGGCCGCAATGTCACACGCAAACAAAGTCCCCACCAGTTTCACCGGAGCTCCGTCGTCGGAGGTAACCGAGCGGGCGGAGCCCACGCCGGCGGGAACTGCGGCGGTGCCTGCCCCGGCCCCGCTTCAGGTGTCCACGGAGACCTTCGACAGCTGGTCGGAGCTCATGGCCAACCCACTGCCGCTCTTCTCACCGACCGTGGTGGGAAGCCATGCGCACCTGCCGGCGGAGTCGCTGACGCCAGCGACGGACGTCGACATGGATGAGACCGAAAGTGACTCGTGCCCGGGCCTTTGGAGTTTTGATTCTGGTGATGCTCCCTGA
- the LOC117853062 gene encoding 20 kDa chaperonin, chloroplastic — protein sequence MSSVQLSGAGVAAVAFTNKSLATLRVCSSRRSARSLVVRAATVVAPKYTSLKPLGDRVLVKLGAAEEKTVGGILLPSTAQTKPQGGEVVAVGAGRTIGDKKIEVSIKTGAEVVYSKYAGTEVEFNDSKHLILKEDDIIGILETDDVKDMKPLNDRVLIKVAEAEETTPGGLILTETTKEKPSIGTVVAVGPGSLDDEGRRQPLSVPAGSTVLYSKYAGSEFKGADGTGYIVLRASDVMAVLS from the exons ATGTCGTCGGTGCAGCTCTCTGGCGCCGGAGTCGCCGCCGTGGCCTTCACGAACAAGAGCCTGGCGACTCTCAGGGTCTGCTCGTCGAGGCGCTCGGCCCGTAGCCTTGTCGTCCGGGCTGCTACCGTTGTCGCCCCAAAG TACACTTCACTGAAGCCTCTGGGAGACAGGGTGCTCGTGAAGCTTGGCGCTGCCGAGGAGAAGACGGTTGGTGGCATTTTGCTTCCATCGACGGCGCAGACTAAACCGCAAGGAGGTGAGGTTGTTGCTGTTGGAGCGGGAAGGACCATTGGGGATAAGAAAATAGAGGTCAGCATAAAG ACTGGGGCAGAAGTTGTGTACTCGAAGTATGCTGGAACCGAGGTTGAATTCAATGACTCGAAGCATCTCATTCTAAAAGAGGACGATATCATCGGTATTCTTGAGACCGATGATGTGAAGGATATGAAGCCTCTCAATGATCGTGTCCTCATCAAG GTTGCAGAAGCTGAAGAGACAACTCCTGGGGGCCTTATCCTTACTGAAACAACTAAAGAGAAGCCATCCATTGGAACA GTTGTAGCTGTTGGGCCGGGCTCTCTTGACGACGAAGGCAGGAGGCAGCCACTGTCAGTGCCGGCTGGCAGCACCGTTCTGTACTCCAAGTACGCAGGTAGCGAGTTCAAGGGAGCTGACGGCACGGGCTACATCGTGTTGAGAGCGTCGGACGTGATGGCTGTCCTCTCTTGA